The sequence AGCACACGCGGCCTTGGGCTGCCACAAGCCAAAAGGCATCTCCCTGGGGGTTTTTGGAAGTCATCTCACATACTCGTGGCCTCGCTTTCTCGAGGAAGTACCCTCATGTCTGATCGATCTGACTCCTCCCGGTGAGACAGTGGGGGATGACAACGGCGAATGTGACACGATGCGCGGAGCATGCTTCGTCGGTCAAGGCGCATTCTTGCATGAGGTGGGCCATGCATTTGGTGCAAGCCACACGACGGGAATTATGGCGCGGGGGTATAGCAAGAGCTGGGGAATGAACTTTGTGCAGCATGCACAGAACCGCACTTTGAGAAACACTTCCAAATGGGACCTGCAAGACGCCCTCAAATTCAAGATAATGCCTCACTTTGCTCTCCCAGGGGATGCGCTCATCACAAAGGAATTCCGGGAAGCCCAGATTCGAATTGAGACAAttgtggaaaagaagaacccCAGTGGCCTTGAAGATACACGTGAAGGTTTAAGGGTCTCTTGTTCCGCGGGTCTGGCGCGATTAGAGATTGCAAGTGAATCTCCCGACGACGATTTTGTACATCAGTTTGATAACCAGTCTGACCACACTGAGTTTCAAATCTCTAATATCCGCAGCAAATATGACCAGCGTTATCCCTTGAGGATCGTCGCACTTGGCAAGAACGGCAAGCGTCGGGAGGTTCCAAACGTCTGGGTGATGCTCACAGATCTTCCCTTTGTGACCATCCCTGGAAGTGACCTGGTTCTCCGAAAAGAATCAGTTCGTTCTCAAGAACTGCACGACTCAAAGCTCGATGACACTGAGGTTTGCAGGTGGGCTTTGCTTCTTCAAAAACGTGGCAAAAATGGTCAACTGCACCGTGCGACGTCGATTGACCTCCGAGTTGGCTGCACCATGGATGGAGCGGTTGTTTATTATTCTGATGGCAAGCATGCCAACTGTGGTCCAGCACTTAACCAAAATGGCGATCCCCATCGCTTCGGCGGGCATGCGTCACAAGACCACACCATCCCTGCTGGCGAGCACATCGCCGAGGTCAAAATCTGCAAGcgtgaagatggatggggAAACCTGTCGGGAATTCGCATGACTCTGAGCAATGGAGATTCTTGGGGGTACCTCAACCACACCCCCTATGAATATGATccggaggaggaagaggcagagaATGACAGCAAACAGGAAGAGGGAGTTGAAATTGTCACTTTGAAACCCCAGGATGGGGACATTATTGTTGGGTTCTATGGGACAAGTGAAAAACGTTGTGGATTCACCCACCAATTTGGTATTTTAACCGCCCCAAAGGATGTTGACCTCCCAGAACAGGTGTATGACATGGCAGAGTTGAAAAATGATGGATGACTGAATTCCTGGCAAGCCGTGGTCGCTCGTTCCGGGTTGGAGATACCATTGAATTACTGTGTCTATGCAGGACAAACTGTCGCTGCCTTTGTTTCGTTTCTGTCATTTTCACTATCAGCTTGACTTGAAGCCATCCTTGTATTCTCGAAGGCGCAACTTGGCACGTTATGATctactcttttttttgcattcAAATAGATTCAGCGTATAAGATTCCTTGGTCTAACTCTGCTCGGCTCAATGCTGCTCTACAACGTCTGACAAGCTCCACCATCGGGAAGCACTTTTGATCGGCCGTCGATGTTCCCGGTTGCATCACCCTCAAGGTTCAGCTCTGGTACGAGACGGTTCAGTCTCCATTTCTACGAATATGTGGATCAGTGTCAAATTTCCATGAGACGATGATCTGAACCGTCAAAAGATCTGCTGGAACAGAATTTAGGGTCCCCCGTATTCAGACCCACCTTTTTTAGACAGCGTGAACGTGGCGTGGCAGTCAACACGTACTGCTCAAATTGAAACACACCTCGTGTGGATTTGGGAGGTGCACGCATTCTAGATACCACTCGGTTCGATCCAttcattccctttttttccataTTTTATGAAGCCTGTGGTCCAAGGAACTGTGGGTGTGAATTGGTGTCCAACTCATGAGATGTCACTTCTGAGTCGCTGTTGCATTCTCAAGTCACTCTATAGGGGAAGCTGTCAGATTTTGTGCTGACAGGAGTCAAGGTGGGCAGTCGGATTCTATCGTCCACGGGAGACAAAAGAAACAGGATGCTAGTTGAGCCAGAATCCAGGTCCCAATATGCCCCCATCGCTGTGGATAGTGCCCTTTTGCCAAGATAAGATAATCATTGAAGCTGGATCAAGTGGACCAGATTGTGGTTCCGTCCCGTTCAAGCACTCTCCGCCATCCCATCGCAGGTTTAAACCGGTGCTCTGAAACGTCACGGCTCGGCCTCCAcattttctttccattttctctttaTTCTTGTCCCCCCTTCCATGGTTCTTATTGACCAACAGGGACGCAAGATGTTGCAACGCAACTGTGCACGGGGCACAAGGACTCGGCAAAAGGAAGATTACTTATTTGCCGAGATACATCAAGATGTGCACCTTACCAATTCACCCGTGGCGATCGCCAACGGTCTCCTACACATGGGCCTTTTGCCTAAAACAATCGATCGGCAGGTCTCTTCTCCAGTGGAGTCAACAACCCTTCACATGGCCCGAACTGGAGCTGGATTGAGGGCCCTTCTTCGTTTCAGCCCAAGACATTCTGAAGACGGGATTGTTTACCGTATCAACTATCTAGTGCCTGGGCTAGTTCAGAGGCGTCGCGGCGCGTGCGGCAAAAGTGTTTACAGTCGGCAGTCTGCGGTCGGTactctgcactctgcagAACTGTGTTGTCAATCAATTCAGAACAAGATTTATTGGGACTCGAGAGGAACTTGCTGCATCATTTGGCTTTTGATCCGGAGAATAACCTAAAATGGAAATGTCTTGAGAAGTTTGCTCTGTGACTCCTTGACATTTGACCCACACCATATGGTTACTGATACTTGGGGTATTCTTGGTGGAATTTCACGGTGATGGTGATAGTGAGAGCTACTTAAAGCATCCAGGGGCGCATTGTTCACAGGGGCAGGTTCTGAGCAGATATCGAGTGATACTCCCGTTTCGCCTTCAGTCAATCATTCTATTTGTCAGGGCTTCTTTCTGAGCCTACGATACCTCACTTTTCTCATCATGAAGATTTTTACTGCTCCTCATGCCCTGGCGCTGTCTTTGGCAGCTAGCCAGGGTTTCGCAGCCATGACCCAGGGCGTCTCTGAGAACGTCTACAACCGGTTGGTTGAAATGGCCACCATCTCACAGGCTGCGTACGCCAACTTGTGCAAAATTCcttccaccatcaccacagTAGGCAAGATTTACAACGCCCAGACCGACATCAATGGATGGGTTCTCCGTGACGACTCACGCAAGGAAATCATCACCGTCTTCCGTGGCACGGGCAGCAATGTGAATCTGCAGCTGGACACCAATTATACCCCGGCTGCTTTTGCGACCAACCCCCTGTGCAAGGGCTGCTTTGTGCATGGCGGATACTACAAGGGCTGGCTTTCTGTCAAGGACCAGGTCGAGTCACTGGTTCATCAGCAAGCTAGCCAGCACCAGGACTATGCATTGACAGTCACAGGCCACAGGTAAGAGACCCACGCACCTCGCTCATCTCTGGACCCTGACTTTTCCAACATCATAtcctctattttctttttcttcttctttttgacaAGACtatgactttttttcttcatgtcTCTGACAAGTGATCACTCCACTCTAGTCTCGGTGCTTCCATGGCCGCCATCACCGCCGCCCAGCTGGCCGCCACCTACAGCAACGTCAATCTGTACACGTTTGGTGAACCTCGAACCGGCAATCAAGCCTTTGCATCCTACATGAACGATCACTTCCACGCCAGCAGCCCTGCAACCACTCGCTACTTCCGCACCACCCACACAAATGATGGAATCCCGAACCTGCCCCCCACCTCTCAGGGATACGTCTCGTCCGGCATTGAGTACTGGAGCGTGGAGCCGCACAATGCACACAACGTCTTTGTCTGCACCGGCAACCAGAACCAGTGCTGCGAGGCCCAGGGTGGACAGGGAGTGAATGCCGCGCACGTCACTTACTTTGGCATGTCGAGTGGTGCTTGTAGCTGGTAACGGATTTGAGAGTTGACTCGGAGAGCCCCTCGGACAGAGGGCTCTCGCCCCCCATTCACGTTCACGAGCATGATCTAGAAGAAGCAAGACATGGACTATTGCCTCACTTGATTAAGGGAAATTTGTGTGCCCTCAGAAAGGTCGTGCGTCTATAGCTCCTAGTCCCACAATGAGCTTCAATCTTGAGTCCAACTGGAAATGGGGCGCAGAGAATGAGCCGCGCCGACCCCCCGTTTACAACTATAAGTTTAATTTCGAATCAATGTGGAAGGAAAAAGCCAGAGCTTGCCTGTAGCCGGGGCATTTTGATGTGCGAGGTCTCAAAAAAGAGACACGAAAGTAGAAGAACGCTGGGTATGCTTCCAACAGTCCCTGCGTACACATGAATCAACTGTTGGACTCCTTGTTTGACAGTGTCTCCTCCCGTTCTCGGTGGACGGCGGGAGTGATTGAACTTCAGCTGGAAATCCAAAGCTGACAGCAAGACAACTCATGGAGCCAGGCGTTTCCCAGCCCTGAGATAGAGATCTCAACTGCCCTCTTGTCTCGAGGTCACTGATCCGATCTGCAGGACCAGGCTTGATGCCCATGTTCGAGCACTCTAGTCGTCACTCATTCCGCGAGGCTGCTCATCTATGACAAAGAGTGACCCGAACGTCGGTCTGAGGTGGCTTTGTCGCTTGCCAAGCCTCGCACACAAATCGCTTCGTGTCATTTCTCATGCTTCAGACATCTCCATTACACAGGTGAGTGCGACGAAAGGGTTTCAGAAGTATCAAATAATCAGAGGCTTATTGGACCACAATGAAGCGATAATGTACTCTATTACATATGCCATGGCGGTTTCCAAACTACGCCGTCTCTCGTGATTCTTAACGAGCCGTATAACACAAGTGTATAATGGTCAAGAGATGACTTTCTCGGCACTGCGCAAAGGGGGCGGAGCCTGGTCCCGGAGTTCAGGTGGTGGAGGTCACGGCAGCGGGTCCGGTGGCCCACGGTCAGTCAGAGGGAGACTCTCAGGCTGGAAGCCGGACAAACTGGATCACAACGGTCCAGCGCGATGGTAGAGTTCTACCGAGGGGGAGCGACAAGTGGAAAATTAGAGTTCCCATGTGTGCATGAGATGTGCTTTCCGTCGTGAGGATTACTGGCTCATGTGTGCCTGAAATCGGCTCTCCCACCATCGAATGATCAAGTCAGAAACAAACATCCCGAATGCGTCGGCAGCTGGTCGGGGGGTGTGGCTGACGTGCGAcgtggaaaagaagatgtGGCGCAGATGTGGCGTCCGCAGGAATTGTCCGCGGCTGTCCGAATCACCTGACCCTCACCATGCCGGCTGTGAAAAGTCACGGGGCTGGGCCAAGCAAACGAAAGCACCTCCACCGGGAAGACGACTCCATTACTTGAGTCGCTCCGGAGAGGGTCATCCTGCGAATGGTGGCATGGGGGAATTTGCAAAGTGGATCGTGAGGCAGTACCTCTTGGATGCCGAGTCGTGCAACAAAATGATGGTGTAGACTGGAaactggagactggaaagtctgcactctgcactGCCCGACTCCCAAGACGACTCCGGCGAACGTCACTCGCTGCGCCTCCAACAAAGCGGCGATGAGCCCGGATCGTCCTCCTCCAGCCCGGAGGGCTTAAATATCTGCATGCGGTCAGGTCGTGATTGGAAATTTCTGGAAATCACTCTAATCAACTTTAAATAACATCGCACTCCCATCTGCTCCTTTTCATCTCTCCCCCCGTGTCCccctcaaaaagaaaaaacgaaGCAGCAAGCATATCATCTGTCATCAGACTCGTGACCCTGTGCTGTTTTTCAGTGGTTGACCGCAAAAGACTCCCCGAGTCCAGACTCCAAACGGTCCGCCCAAGTAAGCCGATCAGTGGCCCAGTTGCTCCGCCTTCTCATCCGGTGGCAACCTCTTGAATTTTAACGACTCCCCTTTTATCAATCGCCTTATCTCCTGGCCTTCGCCATCGTGTGGATTCCGATTCAACTCCATCACCCCTCAACCGACACCACTTGACTCTATAAATTACCATCGACGACTGTCAAACATTCTACAAAAACCACCCCTTTTGCTCTGCTCCAGACAAAATTACATTTCACATCATGGCGGAATCAATGTCACCACCTCGTTCATTGCCTTCGTCTCCGGCCGCTGCGCCGGCCCGATCGCGCTCGCGGCCCTCGCTGTCCATTGATCTCACCAGCATTCCTCCCCTGTCCCAACCGACGCCGCCGTCCAACActctcatcatcaccgagcTGAACGACCTGGTTCTTTTCCAGCCGTCCTCTCTGGAATCTATCCGCAACCAAATCACCGTCATCGCTCGATTGAACTCCTTCTCCCCGCTCCCCTCATTCCGCCGCATCATCTGCTCCTTCCACTCTGACCAAGATGCCATTGCTGTCCGGAAGACGCTCGAGAACACTCGTCTGTTGAACCGCAATGTGCGTCCTCGGGTCTATTTCGGTGAACCCACCCCCATCCTGAGCCAGGAGGACACCCGGCGCAAGCAGTTGCTGGAAGCGCCTCAATTGGACaagctcttcttcatctcgcCGCCCCCAAGCCCCCCGCACGGATGGCAGATGCGCAATGAAGATCCTCCCAACAAGGAGGTCCACGCCAGTGATCTGGCGACTGCCCTGGCCAAGCTCAAGACCGACCACTCGGAGCCGATGAACGTGGATCCCGCCACCCCGGTCTCCATCAGTTCCGACCAGCGCACGAGTAGCTTCCCCATGGCGGGGCCACAATCGCGCAGTCGCAGCAGTaccatcatcttccatccCGAAGACCACGGACACAGCCCCAATCTTCCAGCCGTGACGGTGGAAGACACCAGCTTACctgtggatgaggatgtcGACATGGACCTGGATGAGCAGCTGAGTCCGGTGGAGATGTCGGTTCACAAAATGCCTCCCAAGACGGCCCGGCCGCCGGTGGAGTTGATGCATTAAAAGGCTCAATTGCGACCAGGGGAAATGTCttacctttctttttcttctcttttaatTGTCCGCTTTTTGTTTCATATGGGTTGACTTGGTCTATATTTCCACCCtgtggtttctttttttagcGATGGGGTTGGTGCTTACAGACTGGCTTTTCCTCATTCTGGGTCTTGCATATGAAAGGACTTGGGCGTTGGGAGGTTTGGGTTTGATAGTTTTATAATTGGGACAGCATTCTCATAGTGGAGTCATGGGAATTTATACTTTTTCGAtatttcttttattttttatttttttaaACTGTTCAAATCAGTCATCAATGGTCTGCATGTTGAGGTCAAATCGAATACATCCAATACATCCAATCAAATACTCAAACACGGTATTCACACAGTATTCCCATAATAATTTGACAGATTTTGACAAAACCAGTACAGCCATCTCCGCCACAACGTATCTTCGGAATCCCTGTTCATACATCATTCCATCCATCAATGGTACACGGCACACTGTTACCCAAACATGTAGCTCGACGTCCAACGATCTCGTCAAAGGGACCATCAATCAGTGACTCCTCATCGCGGCTGGATACATACAAGGAAGAGTAAAAGTCAGCTCCATCCTGGCCAGAATGCTCAACCCAGAAGACGCTCCTTCTCGCACCTTGAGACACCCATTGCTTACCATTACCTGCTTCTCCTCCtgttcctcctcctcctcctgctgctgctgctgctgcccgTGTAGCTGCACAAGTCCGACATGAACAAGCCAGCTTCTCGCCCCGACCTCCCTCCAACTGCAACGACTCCCACCCCATCATCAACTCCTTCACCTCCCTCGAAAgctgctgcttctccttctccttctgcGTCTGGACCTGAACCTGGACCATCGACCGAAACTCTCCCGTCTTCCTACCGGCCCTCTTCCAAGCCAACCAAGCCTGCCGATCCGCCTCGAGATCCCCATCCAGCGTCACGGTGCCCACTTGCAGAATGACGAGTTCCAACGCATTCGCCACCTCACGCGCCGTACGAGATCcccccatccccatctcAACGTTTTCCCGCAGTCGCCGTTCCAAGTTCCGACAGTACTCCAGGATACGAGTCAATCGGGGCACAAAGCAGGGACTTTGTCGCTCACGCCGGTGCTCCAGGAACAAACTGGTCATGCTTTTGATATTAGCGAGGAGATGGCGACGGGCAATATGTTCTGCGGGGGCGGAGGAGCCTTTGACTGCGTTGATGAGATAGTTCATGTCGCCCGGGTAAGTGGTTCGTTTGCTGATTTGATGGGCAAATTTGATGTGGAGGCCGTGATTGTCGCGAGAGCGGAGGAGTTCGATGATAGTGCGTAGGTCATTCTGGAAGGAGGTGCGTTCGGCAGCGAAGATGCTGGGCCAGATGGGAGTTGCAGTGGATGTTGAGGCTGAGGAGCGAGGCGGGTGCGAGGAAGATGGTTTTTCGGGTCGTGAGGGTTTGGTCGTGGTGTTTGTACGGGAGGATAATGGGGTTAGAGTAGGAGAGTCCATGTTCCATGTTGGGGTGAATAGGGTCGAGGGGGGGcctgttttttttatctgtacatgtgtttttttttgaggcTTGGATAGAGTAGGAGGTAGGCGTAGGCCCGGGGTATCCAAtatggatgtggatgtgaaTGTGAATGTGGATATTGGGTAGTAAATGTGTGATCGTGGACGTGGAAAAGTAATGGATGTGACAGTCTGAAGGAGAGAGGTCTGTCAAGGTGCCAGAATGAAAGTGATTTTGTCAAGATGGCAATGTTTGATATAAACGTAAACATATGTAAATATTTCAAACGTCACATCAAATAGCCAGCCAGGGCAGTCAGACTGGATGACGGGACCATTAGGTGACAACGACAAATAAAGTGGTCAAGACAGGGAGgatctttcattttctgTCCCACAATTGGCATTTTTCAGAGGTGTAAGGGAACaatcttctttcttcaaggTTCGATCTTTTCCAATTTTCAAATCATCACTTGGGTTGTTGAATGATATATTTGATATTGAGACGTGGACGGGATGCAAGATCTCCTCCAACAAAGACGGGATGATGTTTAAATCCATTCTTTGTGGATGAGACTACCTAGTCGATTTGTAAAGGGGGTCGTCATGGATGATGAGCGGACGGGATGCCCGAGTTTCGCATCTAAAAAGGCGAGACGGTCTTGATGCATCATATAAATGACGGCAAAGAGTCCGATTAAATGCATGCGGGGGACTGGAGGGCCAGAGTTAGTGTCTCGACCACTCTAGGAGCATCAGGTTGCTTGATGGCTCTAATGGGAGGACGGGATCCGATATAGTTTGATATGGGCTTGCAGAACCTCTATACGGACTGTAGTACTAATACCGAGCGTACTTCTAGTGGGCACCAAAGTTAGCTTGGGTTACAGGAACATGGAAGGTTTTCTCCTTTGAACGGGTCACTTTGTTCCACGATATCCTCAGTCCACCTTTATTGTTGAAGACTGAGACTTTGTTCACTCTTGATTCATATGGTGTTGTAATAAACATTGTTTAGCATCTGCATGTCAGATGATATGGAAGCCTACCTCATGCAGTGCCCGGGTCATTACCACGGCAGCAGTCTTAGTACTACCTACCTAAGATATGGGCCTCTTGACTCGGCAGACTGCATTAGATATTGGGAGTGATTAAGCGACTCTGATAGGTAGAGGGTTGATTTCCGCTTGAAAAAGCCTTTGAAACGGTCCTTCAGGTAGATATGTATGATAGTATTCATGCTCAGGTTCCCATCCCCACCTGTTGATGTCTCAGGATTGTCCATTAGATCACAAGTGTAGTACTACATAGATCAAATTTTAGTTAGCACATGGGACTGGCGTGGTAATGTGGCTTCACCGTCGGCTTTTCTGTGGCTGTGGCTATAGTggatggggggagggcaaAGCAAATGCAGAGACAGATGGACCTTTTTCATCGGAATCGCCGTGTCGGGCTCTGATCAGTAAAGGACCAGGGGGTAAAAAGCTACTCATCCATGAGGAGGAGGTACCATCACCGACACGGGCTTACTAGCCACACGGCTGACCCTGCATCGAGCTGGGAACGTAATACTGTAGATCGGCCAGCGTCATTCCCCGGGCGGACTTGTCAAGGCGACTCTCAAAAAGAcagaacagaaaaaaaaaaggacgtGAGTAGGTGATGCTCGCTCGATTAGACCCGATTCGAGGAGAACCCCTTTTACCAGCACTTAGTCCTACTCCTACTAcggtactacagtactagTAGCAGTAGCAGTAGTACATCATACCGTTGGTACGTATGTAGTACCTACAGTGACTGAGTCCTACCAGCACGTTGCCAGGTCACCTCGTAGTACATGCAGATAGGCCCGACCCGGAGGAGGCTTGAGTTTAGTGTCATGCAACCCGAGGATTTGTTTTGCTAGTTTGTGGGCTGCCTCGTGATCCCTGATCCGCCCACCCGCTTTTCAACTCTCGTCATTGcaactctctctcttccccccccctctctcatTCACCTCTACCAAACAGACTCTCTAGCATCATGACATCACCCACTATGCAGACCTCGGCGGGGGCCTAACAACACAGTTCCTAGAATTCCACCGTCACTGACTGGACGTACCTGAACCCCATCAGCCCTACCCGACAGGTTCATAGTCTGATCGCATCACCAATAAACCGTCATTGAGGGATCGTCCGGGTGGACCGCATGACGCTCCTTGGCGCCACTTGCCTTTGGTCGCTCCAGGcagccaagaaaaaacaagACGGCATAGTTACGGCCGGGGTAAGGCTTAATTGTGATTTGGTCAAATTATCCAACGCATGCACTGCAGGCAGTACGTGTTGTCGGGGCTGACCCTCCAGGACATCCACTTTTGTTCACCGTCACAGTTGACGAGGATCCAATCAGACCCAGTCGATACTCTTTCGCTCTCttgacctctctctctctctcgtaGCCTGTTGTCTCAAGCACCGAGCCGGGCCTCTAGTGCATTAGGCTACCTCATTTCGCGGCTCGCCTATAGCAACCCTCGTAAACCCCTCAGCTCTCTGGCTCTATCGGGACCCCTGTACATTCCTTCTATTTAACTCTGAGACCGACTCACTCTTACATGGGTCATACCCAGACTTGACTCCTTATTCCACTCTGATTATCTCTCCaattccctctctcttcattTGACATATTCAAACACGTGGATATATACACCGAAAAAAACAATGTTCGACACTCTCAAGAACTGGTTCTCCCCTGCCCAGGAGACTGAAAACAAATGGGATGCGCGCAATGTTGAATTGCAGCAGCCTAACAGCCCATCGGGTCCCAACATGAGCAGCGAGGCCGTGACTCAACAACCGGTATGCAATCCACACATCCTTTCTCAACTCGAAGCCGATACCCCTCGAAGTGATCAATCTGGACTAACAACACGATGCTCTTCTCTGTTCGTACAGGGCGGCCCGGAACAGATGAATGTTCACAtgcgtggtggtggtgagggCGAAGACGTCTGCTGCGGAGTGTAAGTGCCTCAACTATGCGAACAGGACCAGGGCTTGCAGTTCTGAGAACTCCCCCCCACCCGAAATCATATGTGCCCTCGCTGACGGGTTCGATTTACCTTGAATTAGCTGTGCTGGTCTCTGCTGCTTTGAATGCTGTGAATGCTGCTGCTAAACGGGGAGGTCTCGAcggcttttttcttttctttacaTGTGACCCGAAAGTACTATCCTCTCGACCCTTCAGCCATGATCGAATGCCCTTTTATCTCCAAAagtctttgattttttttcccctttttccccctccaaatTTGCACATACATTTTGAATCGGAAGCGTGGGTACATATAGCAAGCGATATTTGTTTCTTAAAGCAATAGCACAGATACCTATGGAAAGAGTGCATGTGCCGTCTCCACCATGATCAATTGCCTTGATCTACTCTCTACTTACGATCTAGTATGATCATGAAATAATATGGTAATTATTCCGCAGCAACATGCCCGTACCTGCATCTGCACCGGATCCTCATTTCCACCCGCAACCAGTAGTATCAACTTTCGCGGACCGACACGAACACCTACCTCTTTTCCCTCGATATTCCATCATTCCCCAACAGTGCTGGATCCAGCTTATATAAAGTGATACTTGAACTCAAGCTCGATACAGTAACCCATCATAACTGCACCGATGAGGTAGTAGGTCAGGTGACTTTTATACCCATATTTCCATTTTGATCGGATCCAGCGGGCAGTCTCGTTAGACTGATTGAATCAGTGTATACTGTAGTACCTGGAATATATATGAGTGGTACTATCCATGCAAAACCACCCGTGACGGCTGGAGATCCATCGTTGGCAGGAGCTTCCGACTTTGCAGTAGTAAGTGATAGGGATAGACGGTGAAAAGAAGCACAGATTACCTAGTTTCTTTGATTTGAATATATACCCATGGAAGGCTGAATAGTTGGATGAACACTGTAAAACCCCTTCCCACTACCTCATCTGTAGAAAGGTACTGGTAGGTACATGTAGCATTAATGGCTCCATAAAGGTTTGGAGCGTGATGGACTCCAACGGCCACCGACCACTGTCACCGTCCCACCTCAGCAGAGCGGATATCCATATACTTCTATCCACAAAATAT comes from Penicillium oxalicum strain HP7-1 chromosome I, whole genome shotgun sequence and encodes:
- a CDS encoding putative feruloyl esterase A — protein: MKIFTAPHALALSLAASQGFAAMTQGVSENVYNRLVEMATISQAAYANLCKIPSTITTVGKIYNAQTDINGWVLRDDSRKEIITVFRGTGSNVNLQLDTNYTPAAFATNPLCKGCFVHGGYYKGWLSVKDQVESLVHQQASQHQDYALTVTGHSLGASMAAITAAQLAATYSNVNLYTFGEPRTGNQAFASYMNDHFHASSPATTRYFRTTHTNDGIPNLPPTSQGYVSSGIEYWSVEPHNAHNVFVCTGNQNQCCEAQGGQGVNAAHVTYFGMSSGACSW